From the genome of archaeon BMS3Bbin15:
TAAGACCAGAAGAACTCTGTATAGTTGGAAAGACAGAGACAGAAAACACGGGTATAGACAAGCTGATAAAGAACACCATAACCAACCCCACAATTCGTTTTCTTATTCTGGCTGGAGAAGAGCCAGAGGGTCATTATAGTGGAAATACACTTCTGGCTCTGGGGGAAAACGGTGTTGACGAAAATATGAGAGTGATAGGTTCGCATGGAAAACATCCCATTTTAAAAAACGTGACTCAAAAGGAGGTTGAAGCCTTCAGGAAGCAGATAAAGGTTGTTAATATGATAGGATGCAAAGATGCGGCAACTGTTGTAAAAAAACTTAAGGAGCTCTCTGAGGAGTTCGATTCATCCTGTAGCAGTGAGGAATGTACAGAGAAAACCATGAATGTTCAGATTTCAAATGTTCCGGTTGTTCAGGCAAAACAGCCTGCAAAACTTGAATTGGATAAAAAAGGTTATTTTGTTATTGTTCCAGACAGGGAGAGTGGAATTATTATGGTAGAGCATTATTCCTACGACAACAAGCTTCAACATGTTATTGAGGGCAAAGATTCAGCAAGTATTTACCGGACGATTATAAAAAATGGGTGGGTTACCCGGTTATCACATGCCGCTTATCTGGGAAAAGAACTGGCGAGAGCAGAACTTTCCCTGAAGCTTGGGTTCAGATATGTTCAGGATGATTGCTCATAAATTGTACAAAACTATATAAGATGATAAAATTTATATACTTTCTATTCATACATGATGCTGTGATTAATGTGATAGGCTGGGTGATGATGTATCCTCGTTCTGTAAAAAATATTCTTGAAGAGGGAGAATCCTGCAGTTTCTTGTTGCAACCCAGTGCGGAGTGATAATGTGAAGGTATCAGTAGTTATTCCAGCTTATAATGAGGAGAAGTATATTGAAGACTGCCTTGTAGCTATTGAGGAGCAGAAAGATAGTAAAGTCGAGATTATAGTGGTGGACAATAAGAGCACAGACA
Proteins encoded in this window:
- a CDS encoding tetrahydromethanopterin S-methyltransferase subunit A; the protein is MPVMNPIGEIQSELQKGMKLAKCRKCGCMKQTLENLQVSLSLLQTEDSLHLLKNIEPWLEQIESMEYTCLGCEKCISATAENIFHQAFPEVAETQLSFTFKVKEHWPTVPGEYFSFCHGSGCPVSVSTLASAELAEELAGIRPEELCIVGKTETENTGIDKLIKNTITNPTIRFLILAGEEPEGHYSGNTLLALGENGVDENMRVIGSHGKHPILKNVTQKEVEAFRKQIKVVNMIGCKDAATVVKKLKELSEEFDSSCSSEECTEKTMNVQISNVPVVQAKQPAKLELDKKGYFVIVPDRESGIIMVEHYSYDNKLQHVIEGKDSASIYRTIIKNGWVTRLSHAAYLGKELARAELSLKLGFRYVQDDCS